Proteins found in one Rhodobacter capsulatus SB 1003 genomic segment:
- a CDS encoding DNA-3-methyladenine glycosylase family protein has product MVGRIITTEDDVAEGAAWLAATEPRFARVLDRTGPWPLRRREDGFDALRDAILGQQVSTAAARAIRGRLIDAGFGAAPALAEASEEDLRGCGLSRQKVRYLQALARSGIDFDALRRLPDAQVIETLLPLPGIGRWTVEMYLIFALGRADVFAVDDLALAEAARMLFDLPERPKPRAFGTLSAAWSPWRAVAARGLWAYYAAMKDREGVAP; this is encoded by the coding sequence ATGGTCGGACGCATCATCACCACCGAAGACGACGTGGCCGAGGGCGCGGCCTGGCTGGCCGCGACCGAGCCGCGCTTTGCCCGCGTGCTGGACCGGACCGGCCCCTGGCCGCTCCGGCGCCGCGAGGACGGGTTCGACGCGCTGCGCGATGCGATTCTGGGTCAGCAGGTGTCGACCGCCGCGGCGCGCGCGATCCGCGGCAGGCTGATTGACGCGGGCTTCGGCGCCGCCCCCGCTTTGGCCGAAGCCTCCGAAGAGGATCTGCGCGGCTGCGGCCTGTCGCGACAAAAGGTGCGCTATCTGCAGGCGCTGGCGCGGTCCGGCATCGATTTCGACGCGCTGCGCCGCCTGCCCGATGCGCAGGTGATCGAGACGCTCTTGCCCCTGCCCGGCATCGGCCGCTGGACGGTCGAGATGTATCTGATCTTCGCGCTCGGCCGTGCCGATGTCTTCGCCGTTGACGATCTGGCGCTCGCCGAGGCGGCACGGATGCTGTTCGACCTGCCCGAACGGCCGAAGCCGCGGGCCTTTGGCACGCTCTCTGCGGCCTGGTCGCCCTGGCGGGCGGTTGCCGCGCGCGGGCTTTGGGCCTATTACGCGGCGATGAAGGATCGTGAAGGAGTGGCGCCATGA
- a CDS encoding MerR family transcriptional regulator, whose translation MLSIGRLSQETGVKVPTIRYYEQIGLMPAAERSSGNQRLYGAAARRRLSFIRHARDLGFPLEAIRDLLGLTDQPDQPCTAVDAIARAQLTTIRSRIARLQALEDELVRMIGHCTHGRIAECRVIEVLGDHGLCAHDHHGTPEEEGPGR comes from the coding sequence ATGCTCAGCATCGGGCGTTTGTCGCAGGAAACCGGGGTCAAGGTGCCGACGATCCGTTATTACGAGCAGATCGGCCTGATGCCCGCGGCCGAGCGCAGCAGCGGCAATCAGCGGCTTTACGGCGCGGCGGCGCGGCGGCGGCTGTCCTTCATCCGCCATGCCCGCGATCTGGGCTTTCCGCTGGAGGCGATCCGCGATCTGCTGGGCCTGACCGATCAGCCCGACCAGCCCTGCACCGCCGTCGATGCGATCGCGCGGGCGCAGCTGACGACGATCCGCTCGCGCATCGCGCGGCTGCAGGCGCTGGAGGACGAGCTGGTGCGGATGATCGGGCACTGCACCCATGGCCGGATCGCCGAGTGCCGGGTGATCGAGGTTCTGGGCGATCACGGCCTGTGCGCGCATGACCACCACGGCACGCCCGAGGAGGAGGGGCCGGGGCGGTAG
- a CDS encoding NYN domain-containing protein — MTRAMETVAVLVDGDNLSARYAGQIALRARAFGTVTVRRVYLDAQKATDWQGGPQGFRLMHAGKGKNASDLLLALDAMELALREGVKRFVIASSDRDFSHLALRLREYGRQVTGIGETKTPQIFRDACETFLTLPLPPAPKDAPQPPPKPVQQPVQKAAPPPAPKAAAGPIPELDLKIMEIIAEYQEPGLGLGIVRLNELVSTVHKVKISDEPEGNWRAYLTARPKLYDLDPRGPEARVRALQGSAPARLKAV; from the coding sequence GTGACGAGGGCTATGGAAACGGTGGCGGTTCTGGTCGATGGCGACAATCTTTCGGCCAGATATGCCGGGCAGATCGCGCTGCGGGCGCGGGCCTTTGGCACGGTGACGGTGCGGCGGGTCTATCTGGATGCGCAAAAGGCCACGGATTGGCAGGGCGGTCCGCAGGGGTTCCGGCTGATGCATGCGGGCAAGGGCAAGAATGCCTCGGACCTGCTATTGGCGCTTGATGCGATGGAGCTGGCGCTGCGCGAGGGGGTGAAGCGCTTCGTGATCGCCAGTTCGGACCGCGATTTCAGCCATCTGGCGCTGCGCCTGCGCGAATACGGGCGGCAGGTGACCGGGATCGGCGAGACGAAGACGCCGCAGATCTTTCGCGACGCCTGCGAGACCTTCCTGACGCTGCCGCTGCCCCCCGCGCCGAAAGACGCGCCACAACCGCCCCCGAAGCCGGTGCAACAGCCGGTGCAGAAAGCCGCCCCGCCGCCCGCGCCAAAAGCGGCCGCCGGACCGATTCCCGAGCTTGATCTGAAAATCATGGAGATCATCGCCGAGTATCAGGAGCCCGGGCTTGGTCTGGGGATCGTGAGGCTGAACGAACTGGTCTCAACTGTCCACAAGGTGAAGATCAGCGACGAGCCCGAAGGCAACTGGCGGGCCTATCTGACAGCACGGCCGAAGCTTTACGATCTTGACCCCCGCGGTCCGGAGGCGCGGGTGCGCGCCCTTCAAGGTTCCGCGCCCGCGCGGCTCAAGGCCGTCTGA
- a CDS encoding MFS transporter — protein sequence MTQTAASAPPLPLRNLIVLVAAQAFLGAQMSMIFTVGGLAGQSLATNPCLATLPLSLIVLGSVLTAQPMSSFMAVYGRRAGFILATAAGGIGAAISAHALAIGSFPLFCLGSLLAGIYMSAQGFYRFAATDGIAPEHQSKAISWVLAGGLAAAVLGPQLVKLTAQALVVPFQATYLAIIAINLAGPLIFAFLRIPAPGRRVKGQAGGRTRGELLRDPVILVAMICGMVSYALMNLVMTSTPLAVVGCGHTTTNAADIVSAHVLAMYLPSFFTGHLIARFGRETIVGIGLFILAVAGAVALTGVDLEQFFLALMLLGLGWNFGFIGSTAMLAAAHAPEERGTVQGMNDFVVFGGVFLASLSSGGLMTCASADAVAGWQAVNLAMLPFLTLAGAALIWLVLRPKDTR from the coding sequence ATGACACAGACTGCCGCCTCTGCCCCGCCGCTGCCGCTTCGCAACCTGATCGTGCTGGTCGCGGCACAGGCGTTTCTGGGCGCGCAGATGTCGATGATCTTCACCGTCGGCGGGCTGGCGGGCCAGTCGCTGGCGACGAACCCCTGTCTGGCGACGCTGCCGCTTTCGCTGATCGTGCTGGGATCGGTGCTGACGGCGCAGCCGATGTCGTCCTTCATGGCGGTTTACGGCCGCCGTGCGGGCTTCATCCTGGCCACGGCCGCGGGCGGCATCGGCGCGGCGATTTCCGCCCATGCGCTGGCCATCGGCTCTTTCCCGCTGTTCTGCCTCGGCTCGCTTCTGGCCGGTATCTACATGTCGGCGCAGGGCTTTTACCGCTTCGCCGCGACCGATGGCATCGCGCCCGAGCACCAGAGCAAGGCGATTTCCTGGGTGCTGGCCGGGGGCCTGGCGGCGGCGGTGCTGGGGCCGCAGCTGGTCAAGCTGACGGCGCAGGCGCTGGTGGTGCCGTTTCAGGCGACTTACCTTGCGATCATCGCGATCAACCTGGCCGGGCCGCTGATCTTTGCCTTCCTGCGCATCCCCGCGCCCGGCCGCCGGGTGAAGGGGCAAGCGGGGGGGCGGACGCGCGGGGAACTTTTGCGCGATCCGGTGATCCTGGTGGCGATGATCTGCGGCATGGTTTCCTATGCGCTGATGAACCTGGTGATGACCTCGACTCCGCTGGCGGTGGTGGGCTGCGGCCACACCACGACGAATGCCGCCGACATCGTTTCGGCGCATGTGCTGGCGATGTATCTGCCCTCTTTCTTCACCGGCCATCTGATTGCCCGCTTTGGCCGCGAAACCATTGTCGGCATTGGTCTTTTCATTCTGGCCGTGGCGGGGGCCGTGGCCCTGACCGGGGTCGATCTCGAACAATTCTTCCTGGCGCTGATGCTGCTCGGGCTGGGCTGGAACTTCGGTTTCATCGGCTCGACCGCGATGCTGGCCGCCGCCCATGCCCCCGAGGAACGCGGCACGGTGCAGGGGATGAACGATTTCGTCGTCTTCGGCGGGGTGTTTCTGGCCTCGCTCTCCTCGGGCGGGCTGATGACCTGCGCCTCGGCCGATGCGGTGGCGGGCTGGCAGGCGGTGAACCTCGCCATGCTGCCCTTCCTGACGCTGGCGGGGGCGGCGCTGATCTGGCTGGTGCTGCGGCCGAAGGACACCCGCTGA
- a CDS encoding heavy metal translocating P-type ATPase has protein sequence MQEVDMAEVSKMESCEWQVGGMDCAACAGKVRSAVERLPGVEAVEIALMSERLRARLTPGATSPGELERTVTRLGYTITRIGAAPPLPLLKPRHDHGHDHGHDGHDHGGAPACGCGGCGCGAAAPAPAPAPEVTAEVTAAPLPPAAPWLRGPKAARLFWSAGGLALAWGVALMLPALAAPAFALACLGALFPVARQALALARVGQPFSIEMLMTVAAIGALMIGAAAEAAMVVVLFALGELLESIAAARARDGLRALARQMPETALLERDGQTREVAAATLQPGQILRLRPGDRAPVDAEIVEGVSGLDESAVTGESVPVTRGPGDRVLAGSINTEALLRLRVTRAAADSTLARIARMVAEAEAAKAPVERFIDRFSRWYMPLIVGLAALVAVLPPLLTGADWGVWIYRALALLLIGCPCALVISVPAAMAAALSTGARRGLLVKGGAVIEALARLRLVALDKTGTLTPGRPLVTDLRPAAGVAVADLLAHAAAVEAGSSHPLARAILARAAAEGVTAPAATAARVIPGVGAEAQIAGALWRIAAPAAGNPQAAALQAEAKTVVELCRDGVPQGLIALRDEPRPEAGAALAALRALGLDSVMLTGDAEAPARALAAPLGLAVKAGLLPEDKCAEVTRLSAQGGVLMLGDGINDAPALRAADVGVAIGAGTDVAIETADAVLMRNDLTDLPALIRLSRQTLGNIRQNVAIALGLKAVFLVTSVFGITGLWIAVLADTGATVLVTANALRLLRYDPRRAT, from the coding sequence ATGCAAGAGGTTGATATGGCAGAGGTTTCGAAAATGGAATCGTGCGAGTGGCAGGTCGGCGGCATGGATTGCGCCGCCTGTGCGGGCAAGGTCCGCAGCGCGGTGGAGCGGCTGCCGGGCGTCGAGGCGGTGGAGATCGCGCTGATGAGCGAGCGGCTGCGGGCGCGGCTGACCCCGGGCGCGACCAGCCCGGGCGAGCTGGAACGCACGGTGACGCGGCTGGGTTACACGATCACCCGCATCGGCGCCGCGCCGCCGCTGCCGCTGCTGAAACCCCGCCACGATCACGGGCATGACCACGGGCATGACGGGCACGACCACGGCGGCGCCCCGGCCTGCGGCTGTGGCGGTTGCGGCTGCGGTGCGGCGGCCCCCGCGCCCGCGCCGGCCCCCGAAGTGACCGCCGAAGTGACCGCCGCGCCCCTGCCGCCCGCCGCGCCCTGGCTGCGCGGGCCGAAGGCGGCGCGGCTGTTCTGGTCGGCGGGCGGGCTCGCCCTCGCCTGGGGCGTCGCGCTGATGCTGCCCGCGCTGGCGGCGCCTGCCTTCGCGCTGGCCTGTCTGGGCGCGCTGTTCCCGGTGGCGCGGCAGGCCCTGGCGCTGGCACGGGTCGGGCAGCCCTTCAGCATCGAGATGCTGATGACGGTGGCGGCCATCGGCGCGCTGATGATCGGCGCCGCGGCCGAGGCGGCGATGGTGGTGGTGCTCTTTGCTCTGGGCGAGCTTTTGGAATCGATTGCCGCCGCCCGCGCGCGCGACGGGCTGCGGGCGCTGGCCCGGCAGATGCCGGAAACCGCGCTTCTGGAGCGGGACGGACAGACGCGCGAGGTGGCGGCGGCGACCCTGCAGCCGGGGCAGATCCTGCGGCTGCGCCCGGGCGACCGCGCCCCGGTCGATGCCGAGATCGTCGAGGGGGTCTCGGGCCTCGATGAAAGCGCGGTGACCGGGGAAAGCGTGCCGGTGACGCGCGGCCCGGGCGACCGGGTTCTGGCGGGCTCGATCAACACCGAGGCGCTGTTGCGGCTGCGGGTGACGCGCGCGGCGGCGGACAGCACGCTGGCGCGGATCGCGCGGATGGTGGCCGAGGCCGAGGCGGCCAAGGCCCCGGTCGAACGCTTCATCGACCGCTTCAGCCGCTGGTACATGCCGCTGATCGTCGGTCTGGCGGCGCTGGTGGCGGTGCTGCCGCCGCTCTTGACCGGGGCGGATTGGGGCGTCTGGATCTATCGCGCGCTGGCGCTGTTGCTGATCGGCTGCCCCTGCGCGCTGGTGATTTCGGTGCCCGCGGCGATGGCGGCGGCGCTCTCGACCGGGGCGCGGCGCGGGCTTCTGGTCAAGGGCGGCGCGGTGATCGAGGCGCTGGCGCGGCTGCGGCTTGTGGCGCTCGACAAGACCGGCACGCTGACGCCGGGCCGCCCGCTTGTGACCGATCTTCGGCCCGCCGCCGGGGTTGCGGTCGCCGATCTGCTGGCCCATGCGGCGGCGGTCGAGGCGGGGTCCTCGCATCCCCTGGCGCGGGCGATCCTGGCACGCGCCGCAGCCGAGGGGGTGACGGCCCCCGCCGCCACGGCCGCCCGGGTGATCCCGGGGGTGGGGGCCGAGGCGCAGATCGCCGGGGCGCTGTGGCGCATTGCGGCGCCTGCCGCGGGCAACCCGCAGGCGGCGGCGCTGCAGGCCGAGGCGAAGACGGTGGTCGAACTTTGCCGCGACGGCGTTCCGCAGGGGCTGATTGCCCTGCGCGACGAGCCCCGGCCCGAGGCGGGCGCGGCGCTGGCGGCGCTGCGGGCGCTTGGGCTGGACAGCGTGATGCTGACCGGCGATGCCGAGGCCCCGGCGCGGGCGCTGGCGGCGCCCTTGGGGCTTGCGGTCAAGGCGGGGCTTCTGCCCGAGGACAAATGCGCCGAGGTGACGCGGCTTTCGGCGCAGGGGGGCGTGCTGATGCTGGGCGACGGCATCAACGACGCCCCGGCGCTGCGGGCGGCCGATGTCGGCGTGGCGATCGGGGCGGGGACCGATGTGGCGATCGAGACCGCCGATGCGGTGCTGATGCGCAACGACCTGACCGATCTGCCCGCGCTGATCCGGCTGTCGCGGCAGACCCTGGGCAACATCCGCCAGAATGTCGCCATCGCGCTGGGGCTGAAGGCGGTGTTTCTGGTCACCTCGGTTTTCGGGATCACCGGGCTCTGGATCGCGGTTCTGGCCGATACCGGGGCGACGGTGCTGGTGACGGCGAATGCGCTGCGGCTGCTGCGCTATGATCCGCGCCGCGCGACGTGA